Proteins encoded together in one Allomeiothermus silvanus DSM 9946 window:
- a CDS encoding YbjN domain-containing protein → MILNQVQPFNRSMLQEVLDTFDLHYLVDKDGDFVVLMRQEGLSGLAILHFVVSGVQGEVFSIVAQVENLPPFPEQELLEKANAWNAGYRWPRAFVKGGRVYLDFHLDLEAGIHPGLLRDMVGRVVAGVGQFVAWMEGKDLGGLFLQLLGSFNSAEESLEC, encoded by the coding sequence ATGATCCTGAACCAGGTTCAACCCTTCAATCGCTCGATGCTACAAGAGGTGCTGGACACCTTCGATCTCCACTACCTGGTGGACAAAGACGGGGACTTTGTGGTCCTTATGCGGCAAGAGGGTCTGAGCGGGTTGGCCATCCTCCATTTCGTGGTTTCGGGCGTACAGGGGGAAGTGTTCTCGATAGTGGCTCAGGTGGAAAACCTGCCCCCTTTCCCCGAGCAGGAGCTTTTGGAGAAAGCCAACGCCTGGAACGCGGGATACCGCTGGCCCCGAGCTTTTGTGAAGGGGGGAAGGGTGTACCTGGATTTTCACCTAGACCTCGAGGCGGGCATCCATCCGGGGCTGCTGCGGGACATGGTAGGCCGGGTGGTGGCCGGGGTGGGTCAGTTTGTGGCCTGGATGGAAGGAAAAGACCTGGGAGGGCTTTTTTTGCAACTGCTTGGGTCATTTAACTCAGCGGAAGAGTCGCTAGAGTGCTAA